One genomic segment of Stenotrophomonas sp. 704A1 includes these proteins:
- a CDS encoding histone deacetylase family protein: MLVFTHPACLRHDPGPGHPECPQRLQGVLDALRLAFPGQLDWREAPPAKFGELSRVHDSALLDVVLQPQSVPLRQLDMDTWTSPGSASAAVHAAGAGVAAVDAVMLGDDPLAFCAVRPPGHHATSSTAMGFCLLNNIAIAAAYARDRHGLERIAVVDFDVHHGNGTQDIFQHDARVSYYSTHQAGLFPNSGLRRDRGAGNLMNILLPPGSGGFRFRNVWADEMLPAIDDFRPQLLLISAGFDAHLRDPQADLMLETDDFAWITRELHALARRHGAGRVVSMLEGGYDLQALAECSVAHVQALIAGPSGRGAG, encoded by the coding sequence ATGCTGGTCTTCACCCATCCCGCCTGCCTGCGGCACGACCCGGGCCCCGGCCACCCCGAATGCCCGCAACGGCTGCAGGGCGTACTCGATGCGCTGCGCCTGGCCTTCCCCGGCCAGCTGGACTGGCGCGAGGCGCCGCCGGCCAAGTTCGGCGAGCTGAGCCGGGTCCACGACAGCGCCCTGCTCGACGTCGTGCTGCAGCCGCAGAGCGTGCCGCTGCGGCAGCTCGACATGGACACCTGGACCTCGCCGGGTTCGGCCAGCGCGGCGGTACATGCCGCCGGCGCCGGCGTGGCCGCGGTCGATGCGGTGATGCTGGGCGATGACCCGCTGGCCTTCTGCGCCGTGCGCCCGCCCGGCCACCACGCCACCAGCAGCACGGCCATGGGCTTCTGCCTGCTCAACAACATCGCCATCGCCGCCGCCTACGCGCGCGACCGCCATGGGCTGGAGCGCATCGCGGTGGTGGACTTCGATGTCCATCATGGCAATGGCACGCAGGACATCTTCCAGCACGATGCGCGGGTGTCCTACTACAGCACCCACCAGGCCGGCCTGTTCCCCAATTCCGGCCTGCGCCGCGACCGCGGTGCCGGCAACCTGATGAACATCCTGCTGCCGCCCGGCAGTGGCGGGTTCCGCTTCCGCAACGTATGGGCCGACGAGATGCTGCCGGCCATCGACGACTTCCGCCCGCAGCTGCTGCTGATCTCGGCCGGCTTCGACGCGCACCTGCGCGATCCGCAGGCCGACCTGATGCTGGAAACCGACGATTTCGCCTGGATCACCCGCGAACTCCACGCGCTGGCGCGCCGCCACGGGGCCGGCCGCGTGGTGTCGATGCTGGAAGGGGGATACGACCTGCAGGCCCTGGCCGAGTGCAGCGTGGCCCACGTCCAGGCATTGATCGCGGGCCCGTCCGGCCGTGGAGCTGGATGA
- a CDS encoding cob(I)yrinic acid a,c-diamide adenosyltransferase, translating to MGHRLSRIYTRTGDDGSTGLGDGSRVGKDDLRVASYGTVDEANAALGLLLASTLPDDVRALVVHLQHQLFDLGAELCVPGHAAIHAADVSALEQQLDHYNTGLPMLKEFILPAGGEAAARCHLARTIVRRAERETVALARRQDIRSEALQYLNRLSDLLFVLARVLARADGHGEALWQPQHRQR from the coding sequence ATGGGCCATCGTCTTTCACGCATCTACACCCGTACCGGCGACGATGGCAGTACCGGCCTGGGCGATGGCAGCCGGGTCGGCAAGGACGACCTGCGCGTGGCCTCCTATGGCACCGTCGATGAGGCCAACGCAGCGCTGGGGCTGCTGCTGGCCAGCACGCTGCCGGACGACGTCCGCGCGCTGGTGGTCCACCTGCAGCACCAGTTGTTCGACCTCGGCGCCGAACTGTGCGTGCCCGGCCACGCTGCGATCCACGCCGCCGACGTATCGGCGCTGGAACAGCAGCTGGACCACTACAACACCGGCCTGCCGATGCTGAAGGAGTTCATCCTGCCGGCCGGCGGCGAGGCCGCAGCGCGCTGCCACCTGGCACGCACCATCGTGCGCCGCGCCGAACGCGAGACGGTGGCCCTGGCCCGCCGGCAGGACATCCGCAGCGAGGCCCTGCAGTACCTGAACCGCCTGTCGGACCTGCTGTTCGTACTGGCCCGGGTCCTGGCCCGCGCCGATGGCCACGGCGAAGCGCTGTGGCAGCCACAGCACCGCCAGCGCTGA